AAGCTCCAGCTTCAAACTCAACTACGGCTGCTGTGATAGAGAACTAGATAATTGGGAGAGAAAATGGTAGCATAATATACGCACCACTAATCTTCAACGATTAATTAGcttatatataaaagaaattttatgaatttaatcaaattcaattacaacaacaacaacaacaacaacaacaacccagtgaaatcccacatcgtggggtctggggaaggtaaagtgtacgcagacctgactcctaccactgtaggacggctgtttccgaaagaccctcggctcaatagaagcataggaaaaaaaaaggtcagacaagaatattaaaagtagaaaagtagataacggaagagttccaaacaatagtataatcaaagcaccaaaaaacagtagatatcgtcaaataatagcataaataccataaataacataagataacataacatacataacataaataacctaaatcagagtacaagaaatcatagtgcgttaatacgcctacggataagggggaataatgtcactatgtactagccttctaccctgatatgtgtcctccacaccctcctatctaaggtcatgtcctcggtaagtcgtaaatgcgccatgtcctgtctgataacctctccccaatatttcttcggcctacccctacctcttctgaaaccatccatggccaacctctcacatctccgcactggtgcctctgggactctcctcttcacatgcccaaaccatctcagtcgcgtttaaaaaaataaaatatattacgTGGGATGGATTTATGCAGGGCGGGCGGGGAGGGTTGAAACAGAAAATTTTGCTATGCAAGGCGGGGCGGAGAGGGTTGGAATCTTCGCGGTTTTCCCCACAACCGCACCGCCCCATTTGCCATTTAACTTACTCAAGAATCAATGCATATTTGCTGAATTAAATGTGAATTAAATAAGAATACATGTATTAGCAAATGTCAGAACAATCGCCTGTTCCATGCTCCCAAGAGAGTTACTTGCATGATTCCTCAAGGCTCAAGCGGTCGAAAAGGTATTTACGTCTTGCTCAAAAGCAATAATTTCTCCTCTTATCCACTCCAAATGGGTAACGAGTCAGGCTTTTCAGGCTCAGGTTGGATTTATGTATGGGGCTACACATCCTAATATGAAGGATACTTTTCAAGCGGTCAAAAGGTTTTCAAGCACCATTTGATTGGATTCATGTATGGCAGCTACACATCCTAATGTGCGGGATTCTTTTGAAGTGGTTAAAAGGTTTTTAAGCTCCATTTGATCGGATATATTTATGGCTACACAACTAGATATGTGGGATACATTTCAAGGGTCAAAAGATTTCTACATCTTGCTCAAACGCAGTAAATTTCTCCTCTAATCCAGTCCTCCGAGGGGGATAACGAGCCTGGCATTTTCAGGCTTGGGTTGGATTTTCAAGCTTGAGCCTGGCATTAATTTTTCTACCAACTCAGATACCTCTAGGAAGCCCCCTTATCTCTTCGTTTGATTGCATTTGCAGCAGCCACAACAGTCTTTCCCCATCTCCCTTAACCCTTGTAAACCTTTGCCCTTTTCATCAACCTCTTTCATTACCAGTGGCCACAATAGCCTTCCCCCTTCCCCTTAACCCCTAccatttatgatttatgatgacCATAAGTCCATAACTTCTGCTATCCCTACCACCAACGTCAATACCTTCAAATATGGCATGGCTAACGACAGTGGTTCTGCCCCAAACGTCGCTCCCCTTCCCAGCAGTCACAGAGACCCCCATTCATCTTAATGTTGTAACCTTCATCTAAACCAACACTTTAATCTGAATGCTAGAAAGAGAGGATTAAAAGCACAAGGAATGAGGGGGTAGCTGAGTGTCGACAACTGAGATTGGGGATGTTGCTTCATTGAGGAAGAAGTGGAGTTGGGTATTAGCTGGTGACTAAAATGGTATTTTGTGGTCAGTGCAATGGTCAGTATTGGTAGAGTGGAGGAGTGGAACTGACATAGAAGGTGACTAGGAGGTACCCCGGTGGTAATGGTGGAAATAGAAGAAACGACGggaacaaaaagaagaaaaggaaaaagaaaatagaaaaaaaaaaggaagtgaAGAAATAATGAAGGGTTCGGATTAAACTAAACACAAATAATTGAGAGTAATTAGGTGTAACATCCAATGAGAAAATGAAAGCTGTATATAGCATGTTTCTCTACATCTCATGCATTTTAAGAAGGTGAAATCAATTTCTTTGTCATGTCGCCTCTAAggaagagggggggggggggtattaTTCCACTTTTGGACAAGAATAGGGGGAGGCCCGTAAATTAaagtgtgtaactgacttttctgGACAAGTTTAGGGTGCCGACTTATGTATTTTCTCTACAAGAAATAAAGGAGAGAAATACAATTGAACATACAAAGAGACCACAAAAGATATTGATTACCATCATATTACTACATCTAAAAAGAGGAAAGAAAGCAGGCAAATGCAACTCGACGCATGGCTGTACTAAGTAAAACACACACAAACTTTTACTTTtctcaagaaaaaagaaaacaaaaaaaacttcCCTAATGTCTATGTCAAGGGGCTCATCATAACTTATTTAAGACTTGTATAACATTCAATTAGAAGGAAAAAGTATTTTATCCAACACAAATGGACCAAACTTAAATGTTATCAACATAGACAAACAAAGGCATTAAGGAACTGTGGCAAAAAAAGAAGGGGGGAAAAGCTAGCAGAATTATAAAGCAAATTGAAGCCAGATAGACCATAAATATGAAGGCAGAAAGCCTGTTAGAAGGTGTACCTAGTTCTTGATTGCAAGACAAGCACTGAACCATGGCTAGAAATTAAGAATGATCCCAGGTCTCTCCAAAAGGATTCCTTAGAAAATAATCCCTCTGTCTCAGGACAAAGTTCTGTCTTCTTGAATTCTTCGTGGGATTCTAAGCCTGTTTCATCCAAGAGATTGGAACTTCTCCAAGATCTACACCAATTCTTAATATTGTTAAGAAGGTTGGACTCCTGGTTACACTTCTCCGTTGTATCCTCAGAATGCATAGAGAATAAATCTTTGGAACTGGTGTTATTACCAGAAGCAAAAGAAGGGAAACCCTCCGAATGCTCAGACTGACTCTTTAATTCTACATCCTTTTCAGCAGTTTTTGACTTTTCATTTAAGATCATTTCCCCAGAAGTAGTCTCCTTGTTCCCAAACCACCTATTCCATAACCTTTTTAAAAAGCCCATTTCAGGTGCAGAACCATGCTGCTCTGCAGTCTGCAATGGACCCTCACTTGCTTTAGCAACCACATTCTTAGGTGGGGGATGGTGAACTTCTGTAAATGCCTCTTTTGCTCTCTGGGGTCCCTGCAATTTTCTTAGGGATGTTTTCACTTTTTGTTCAGAGGATTGAGGTAGCAACGGATTCTCATTCTTTCCCTCAATACAACTGCCTGTCTCACCATTCAATATAGGATAACTAGCAAATTCTGCCTCTCCGTTATTTTCAGGCTCTACACTTGTGCCCGAATTGTCACCCTGTTCAGGAACTTTAAATGCCTCTTTTGCTCTCTGGGGTCCCTGCAATTTTCTTAGGGATGTTTTCACTTTTTGTTCAGAGGATTGAGGTAGCAACGGATTCTCATTCTTTCCCTCAATACAACTGCCTGTCTCACCATTCAATATAGGATAACTAGCAAATTTTGCCTCTCCGTTAGTTTCAGGCTCTACACTTATGCCTGAATTGTCACCCTGTTCAGGAACTTTAGGGTTGACAGTACGCGCCAAATAATTCCCATCACTTACAAGCTGGAGCCTTAAAATACTTGGCATGGCTAAAAGAAAATGAGAGAACTTCTTATATCCGTAATATTCTTTGTCTATATTCAAATTACTTCTTGCTAATTCTGCGCGAAGTTCTGTAATAGAAACTCCTTTGGGgtaagaattcaaaatattacGGATATGCCTCACTATTGACCTCGGAATGGGCCGAAATTTTTGATCTGAAACAGCTTTGGGCACTTCCTCAGAACGAAGATTTGTGGGTTGTTCTGTAACTGCAAAAGGGTCATCAAGAGGCGCCTTGTAGTGCCCATACCAAGAACCATAGGGACCATCTGGCGGCTGGTTAAAATGCTTTCCTATAAGATTTTCACCCTTCAGTAATGCATTCCATTGCCACATGATACTAGCTGCACTGCAAAGTACGCTAGGAGCACTTCCTGGACTGGCTAGAAGAATGTTGTAGTTGTTCATTCTCAGCCTGTGTAATATTCCAGCAAAATCCCTGTCACCTGAAATTAATAAGAGGTGTGCTGGTGGAGGATTTTGAGAAACCCAATACATCAGATCAACAAGGAGAGACCTGTCAGCACTGTTCTTTCCACCTGAAATCGACATAACAAAATGATTAGTAAAAACAGTAGCAACCAAGGAAATGAAGATTAAATAACATGCTACTCATGAAACTAACAACTGTTTACATTTTGAGGACAACATATGAATTTAAGAATTCAAATACAAAAGTAGTTAAAATTACAAGGGGGCTAACGACGTCAAGAACAAAACTATTACACAAAACCAGCATCAGCCACACAAAATCCTCTAACCCCTTTTTCTTAAATGCCAAAATTTGTACTGAAAGAGGTATGTGGACTTGATAATCAAGTGTCATACTCAGCTGAGGAAAATACAACCTCAGTTAAGAGTATCCATTGAATTGAGTTAAGTAGGGAACTTAGACTAACAACTAACATACATCTtagaaaaatgaaaatgaaaataaaattttcattacaTTCGACGAACCAAAATAAGCATAAAAATGAGAACTTTACCATGAGGAATATGAACGAGATTAATCCCAGTAGAGGAAAGCGCTTCCTGATTCATCCTAGACAGCTGCAATACATCACCAAAAGCAGTAATATTTATAGGACCCTTAATCCCATTTTCCCTAATAGCAGCAGTAATACTCTGTGCAATCTTGAAAACATTAACACCAACTGGGGGAGAGCAATTTTCGAAATCCCACCACACTGATACCTTCACATTACGGCTCTCCTCTTCATGACGCCGATATGGGTAAGAAGATTGAcctttattttgaaaattgttGCTGAAATGAGCGATTTGAAAGCAGGTTCTTGGGTTTgtagtagtagtattagtaGTAACAATGTTAGCGAAGAGAGATCTTGTAAAAATGGGTCTTGGAAAAGGGGGTTTCATGGTGGAGATTTTGGGATATTAGGGTTAGGGTTTggattgatgatattcatttcAGATTGATACTGCCATGGGAAAAAATGGGAAGCTCTGAAAGTCGCTTTAGAAGTGAAAGGGTTTTCTGGTGAAGAAAGAGAGAGCTAAAACCCTTCAAAAATCTCAACACGTGCACATCACGTGATATAAGTATGCTTTATTTTCTAGTATTTGGCgactaaattttaaaaaataaatatactctATCTCTATTTATGTCAAATTGATTGTCTAATTTTAACTTGACAcgaattttaaaaaagtaaaataaaattaatcatGTAATTTCATAGTTTTAAATATATCAggtgaaaaattgaaattaaaaaattgacaaaagaaaaaataaacattatttttgaaatagacttaaaataaaagtaagacaaacaaattaaaattaacgAAGCATCCTAATTCCTAATAACATTTGTATATATAGACAAGCAAATACTAGACATAGGGATAAGAGGGGTGGTGGAGATGGAGAATATGGAGTTGGAAGTAAAGAAGATGTGTGTTAATTAGTGAAATGACACAATTAATGTGAGATGTCACGTACCAACACACCCCTAAGGAAAGTTAAAAGAGGAAAACAGAAGTTGTCAttgatttctttcaaaaaactataaataagtaaaatacAGAAAATAACACAAGATGTCCCTCAAAAATCACCCAAAcaacttttaatatattttttattggaGTTTTAATCAAatatactttttttaatttttttttcttcaagaacacatgaagaatatcaagaactccaaatttttaacttcttcaattttttacgaaatcacctcaaatttcaatagtagcatccttccgagctagatatcaaaattcaatatcttttgagttcgaattcaacctaatccaacaaaatacatttaaaatttcttcaaagtttcaaaactttaaccttCTTTAATGGTGGAATTTCCGCCACTACtccaaattacttgaaattttaaacatagactcaaaaaacACTATGTTAAAGTTCAATAtgtctatgttcaaaatttcaagtgatttggagttgtgagtaaaattatatcataaaaggaggttaaagttctgaaactttaaagaaattttaaatgtGTCTTGTTGGGTTAGGTTGAATTTGAGTttaaaagatattgagttttgataacTAGCTCGgagggatgctactattgaaatttgaggtgatttcgtgagaaattgaaaaaattgaaaatttagaatttttggTGTTTTTCACGCGTTCTTGAAGAGGGAGAAGCTAAAAGagtacatttgattcaaaactccaatagAAAAGTATCAAAAGTTctttaggtgattttgcaaaaTTGAAGTTAAAAAGTAATGACATAGATGAACattttttcaaacaaaaatgacataaatgaacAAAACTTTTAACTGGATAATATAAATAAACCTTTTTACAAAGTTGAATGACATATTTGAGATTTTTCGTTTGCTAAAGAAATCTTTAAAGAAAGACCTTCTTTTCCACTTTTAGTTGAGTCAAAGtacatctttttcctttttctcataTTTGTTTCTCTTCCTACTCTCTTAATGTCGTTAGTTAGTCCGTAGATGTATCTACGTTGCTCTCCAATCTTCTAATTCAATCATAAAACGACTTCTCTTCTCTCCAATCTCCTAATCTCCTAATCCAGCCATCAAACAActtatctctctttctctttctctgtcATTTCTCCTCCAATTCATTTTTCCTAACCTTAACGATGACACAAAGGAACAAAGTGGTGTCTCTTACTGTGCTAATTCTTCTTTCATTATTATTGGTGCTttttaaattcttaattttattatgttataatttttaatgtatctattttttttttgtctttttataGAAAGAAAATCAACTTTTAAATTTAAACATTGATTTGAAGCAAAAGGTGTTGTTTGGGGCGGACATTTCACTTATAAAAGTGTTATTGGGATATTTTTGACGGAGTCTGAGTGAAGATATTGAAAGGGGGAGGGGAGAGTATTTGGCAAATTTATGGAGTTAGAAGAAATCGATATTTCTTAAAGTTTGGTTCATTGCTTGTTACTTTCGCAAAACTATTGCAATGATGATAAGTTGATTAAGTTTAATTTATCTGATCACATATGTTTGTTTAATTTTGAGGTCTTTCAATAAATATCGATTTGTGTTTTGTGCAGGCGATTTTAATGTTGTTTTTGCCTTATCAAATCTCCCCCATAAGAACACAAACCAATTATTAATTGAAAGGCGTCAAAATTAAACGATCATATGACCGAATAAGCTAAGCTTAATCAACTTATCATCATCGCAATAAATTTGCAAAAGTAGGAAGCAATGAACAAATTCTAAGAAATATCTTCTATCTCCATAGTTTACCAAATACTACCCCTTTCAATATCTTCATCTGCATCAAAAGActcaataacatttttatagTTGAAATTTCCACCTCAAAATTAACTTATGATATTAAGAGAGTAGGAAGAGAAACAAATATGAAAAAGGGCAAAAATATACTTGGAATCAATTTAAATACTTTgaatcaatttaaaatgaaataaaaaccATTTTATTAAACACTTTTTATGGAGGACAAAAAATCAACACATGTTgcaaaaagaagtcaaaaaaggTGGATGTCCATGGGACTTcgtcaaatcatgctgaaataataacaAATCCTGAAACAAGTAGAAAAtatgtgtggttgagatcgatgatacaattcatcaaagaaagatgagccctggaaaatgatgtcaaagtacccactgttatatttgaagacaatgttgcgtgcatagctcaattgaaagatgACTTCATAAatggagacagaacgaaacatatttcaccaaaattattcttcacacattaTATCGAgatgaatgatgatattgatgtacaacaaggtcgttcgagtgataatcttgcagatttatttacAAAGgtattaccaacatcaacttttgagaaactaagatataagattggaatgcgtcgtctccaaaacatcaaatgaagttttcatcacgGGGAATAAAATACGCGATATACTCTTTTTCTCTTAACAAAGGTTttgtcccattgaatttttgtgataaggtttttaatgaggcgaCACTCATGacgtattatcagatgtgtgtgctctttttccttcattagacTTTTTTTCACTAGGTTTTTCTTAATAAGGTTTTAACAAGGCACATTATCTTTTGATGGATTCCAATCAAGAAGGCAACTTGCAAGTAACTCAAGCAGAGAAGGATGGAATTATGgtcttcatcatgaaaataatgagGGAGCAAACAATGTGTATTACAAataattatgtacatatttttcttttgtacatGAACATTCAAGGGAGAGTACTgcaaaaagaagtcaaaaaggtATATGTTCATTGGACCCACTTTCACTATAgtgaatagtatttttttttactgtAGCTCGTcgattttttttctagaatttgcCTATAAAAAGGCACCGCTACAATACAAAAACGCACCGACAAaaattctctcaactctctctctttCACTTACTATTTCTTTTCTGTCTTCCTTATTCTTATTACTAAATTAGTTTgttatataacaacaccattaTATTTGAGAGACCCCTTGtataattttcttaattttgccATCTTAAAGAAAGTAGGATAGAAGGATAATGGGCTGGTGCTTTCAAAGCCCATTGGTTAACTGATAGGCCACTCTAAGTGGACGATCACTTTATGAAAGACCATCAAAGCCTCAAAGAGGCCCAATAGCAGAGAAAATGAGCAAAAATGACTGTTTTCTCTGTTGCTTGTTAAAAAGAGTAAATAAGAAGGAAAAGTAGAGAAAATGACTTTTAaaagattatattttttaaaattttaagatgtttacataaatatatttactaTTTGTTAATTAAGTctcaaattcataaataaaataattttaataatatttattaagtTTGACTTCAAGTAAAAAATTGGTTGTGTGacttcaatttgaaatcattgtcattttatgtaaatattttggatacaaCCAcacagaaaaatatttttaatattaggaTTTTTGAACTTTATAATGTTCATATGCATGATTTAcgactttaaatttggactcctcttattatttttaatatcttattttatttttaattattttttatttgaccCACGGGGTAGCCCAATCCACTTGTGTAAGCCCTACATGCTAGCGGGCTTATGCGGTCCGGGCGAAAAATTTCTATTCTTAAATGGGCTCTAAAAATATTAGCTCAGTCCTATCAAATCCAAATTGAGTCGGGCTGGCCCAATGGGCCTAGCCCTTGTTGACGACTCTACTTATAACCTATATTTTAGGTCATAATaacctacatatatatatatttatttatttatttatttttaaatatttcaattctcTAAAATAAATATCAGAAGCTTGAGCAAACAAGCTATTAGTCTGACTTGCTGCATATGGATGACTAATTAAATGAAGTTAGTGTTAATGAGATTTGAACCGTTCTCTTCGTATCATCGATCAAATTCTTAAGTTTTTTTCCCTCTCGTTAAAATTCTAAGATTTCATATGATACACAATATTTGAATTAGACAAAAACTACTActaatatatatgttttgttttatgatcatgaattgatGCTGTAATTCCACATCGAATCGGAATGACTTCTTTTTGAGCAAACTTTTAGAATGTGAATGAGATCTAAAACCTATTTTTCACCTTTATCACTCTATGTTAggagataatttattttctcttgttttgaaatattttaaattatagttTTCCGTAGTaagatttatttaattttttcataaaggAAAAGTAAATTATGAAGTAATAAACAATACAAACGCCATAGCATATTTAAAAAGTTGAAATCTTGTTTTGTGAATTAATCTTGTCTTAATAGAGGTTAATTAAATCAAATTGAACTCGAAACAAACTCTATCAACGTTAAGAATAATAGATTACTCTGATTGCATATATATTAGTATTTATTTCGTGCATATATATTAGAGTCAATTACTtagtaattaatatacaatTATACATACATGAACGTGCACATCTTTGAAAAAATGTTGTGAATTTCATCACTATATAGTATATAAATACATGTACATATTGCGGCCATGGGAACTTTTAAAAAGTTAGATATTAGCATACTAAATTACCAAACAAGGGTTAAAAATAAAAGGTTGGTCAACATCCAACATTAACCTAAcagagatttaaaaaaaaaaatgatcttgATGTGGATAAACTTCAAACATGacaatattttaatgtttcaaaCATATGCCAAGGctttaaaaaagaagagagagaactTTATATTATTGTGTTATTAAATTCAGGATATCTATACACATATTACATCTTGTTTTAACATTTTGTCCCCATTTCATCTATAAGTAATAGTTTGTTGGgccaaatttttaaaattaaatatttcttttaaagtACTTACTTTTCGagaaatttttttatgttttagtgatcaattttaaaattacttTTGAGCACAATTCGTGCTtgatcaagtttttttttttaaaaaatattggggGAGGAACTACCTTTTTAACttctgaaaaataatttttgttactttccaaaaataattattttttctcaaaagCTTACTGAACACCTCACATTTTTCACATTAACACGTTTGGCATGCCAAAAAAATGGCCAAATAGTCTATAAATTcactttgatttttatttttattttttgaaattaactATGAACTTCATCACTAAATCGTTCgtaatcaatatttttttttataatttatagctAATAAATCTGTCGCTGAACGTGAATTGTAACAAAATTTactactccctccattccaaaataattgaattgttaaagttttttttagtgttcaaaataattgaattattcactattcaagatagatgtttttttttttttttcaattttacccTTCTTTAATTAAATTTCCAAGAACGAATTAAATGAGTATTGAGAGTTAGCATGAAGTTTGAAaaggacaaaaataaaaaaacatgactaatttatgtttttatttttttaaaaaatatatgacaTATTccaataattcaattattttgaaatagagaaaatatttaattataagaTTTATCCATCGCTAATTTCTATTCTTGTAGCAGTGATTGATGAGCCATAATTTGCTTTGAGTTACGGCAGCCATGAATTAATTGTTCAAAGTTATATTGGGCGGCACAACTTTAAATATATACGAGACATAATTTTGAACAAGTAAAGTTTTGTTGTTTGATCTTCtatatgcaatttttttttctaaaataaaaaatttaattaatatcaaccttcaaattaaatatttaaggaACTGATTTTCctacatataaaaaatatttttgaccaataaaacataaaaaaattaaaaatatattttactaaaAAAACACAACTGGCCCCTAGTAAATAATCCTCACAAAATTAATTGACTATCAAtattattattcaatttttgagtCGATGATTTATCGAAAATAACTTTGTTAAAAAGATAATGATAAGATGTGTATATATTTTACTCtactcagctgaatatgccatTATTATTGCATTATTATCAGGAGCTACCTATTATCTAGTTTTAAATCTCAACTATCACTATAGTTGAGATTCctgattatattatgaaattatatttttttcaaaaattgggGTGGGGTTGAAACATGTGCCAAAAAATTGATTAGTTTACATAAAAGAAGATCATGAAAGCTACCAGAAACTTGTGATTGGGAATGTTATCAATATATACCGGCCAAGTATATAAATAATGTTGTATATGGTCATTAGTTGAACAAGTCAAAACATAACTAAAAGCATATCATAATCCTTAATTTATACCTTTATAATTGTTTTCACATTTTAAATACACTTCTAAAAAATCAGTCAGAAACGACTTTTGGAGGTCGGCTTTTTAGAGAAAATCGACCTAAAATCATAGGTTAGAAAAGtactatttggaaaaaaaatcgaCCTTTTGAAGGTCgatatcattttaaaattcgaccttaataggttggttttaaaaattacaaaacAATAAAATGCACCATTCAGAGTTCGAAACCCCAATCTAAAAATGTAGAGTATATTTCTATCAATAAATTATTGATTCTAAAAATATCGACCTCCGGAAGTcgattttattaataaataaattacaacaacaacaacaacccagtgaaatttcacaacatggggtctggggagggtaaaatgtacgtagaccttactcttaccaaggtaggacgactgttttctggagaccctcggctcagtaatattaataaataaattattatttttttaaaaaaacctcGCGAGTGCAGTTTTTTCCGACCTCTTTTGAAGTCGATTTTTTAAGGTCCATCATAGCCATTTTCAATAATGATACTCATACCATATAATGGGAGTAAAAAAAAGTCTTTTTGCATAAATACAAAATATGATCAAATACAAATAAATCTTTATGATCCAACTCTTTTTCGAGCCTTATACCTAAC
This Solanum dulcamara chromosome 1, daSolDulc1.2, whole genome shotgun sequence DNA region includes the following protein-coding sequences:
- the LOC129901267 gene encoding uncharacterized protein LOC129901267, producing MKPPFPRPIFTRSLFANIVTTNTTTTNPRTCFQIAHFSNNFQNKGQSSYPYRRHEEESRNVKVSVWWDFENCSPPVGVNVFKIAQSITAAIRENGIKGPINITAFGDVLQLSRMNQEALSSTGINLVHIPHGGKNSADRSLLVDLMYWVSQNPPPAHLLLISGDRDFAGILHRLRMNNYNILLASPGSAPSVLCSAASIMWQWNALLKGENLIGKHFNQPPDGPYGSWYGHYKAPLDDPFAVTEQPTNLRSEEVPKAVSDQKFRPIPRSIVRHIRNILNSYPKGVSITELRAELARSNLNIDKEYYGYKKFSHFLLAMPSILRLQLVSDGNYLARTVNPKVPEQGDNSGISVEPETNGEAKFASYPILNGETGSCIEGKNENPLLPQSSEQKVKTSLRKLQGPQRAKEAFKVPEQGDNSGTSVEPENNGEAEFASYPILNGETGSCIEGKNENPLLPQSSEQKVKTSLRKLQGPQRAKEAFTEVHHPPPKNVVAKASEGPLQTAEQHGSAPEMGFLKRLWNRWFGNKETTSGEMILNEKSKTAEKDVELKSQSEHSEGFPSFASGNNTSSKDLFSMHSEDTTEKCNQESNLLNNIKNWCRSWRSSNLLDETGLESHEEFKKTELCPETEGLFSKESFWRDLGSFLISSHGSVLVLQSRTRAKMAQNLQQEGPSFLNSLSEGDALRLVDLLISDKKWVDECLTLTFPYKLIQPAVKASMNSNSSSSNGLSSVFRNTKDTTNVQSSQKLDGERRHQNPPHTGVSRPVIQGSYFGKSRNEVLTDCQKLVDDIVKQYPEGFDMKSFRSLFRERYGYKLDVNKIGYTKLSHLLQIIPGIKIESTYIVPSAKVPTSPGLKTDEPSDQESDLSGTETNLYSESSSLPAKDNEFDSCWEELGPVSKAGPSKNKIKLGSDGEAKDESSKLTHGKYEAPLDLDFSDSDEDTSSSTKLDNGKSKMKEEDSSLLQILDSWYSGKDDSENVDDMVKSSSDGSKLDTEVSVDQMENHPTGRRQKTYSFVIDQPVDTKDKLIDGILGSLKKSGEKSPETRV